In Acidobacteriota bacterium, the following proteins share a genomic window:
- a CDS encoding homocysteine synthase — translation MADETPNYQFNTLAVHGGFEQGDPATKARAVPIYQTTSYLFDSAEHAASLFGLQEFGNIYSRIMNPTQDVLEKRVAALEGGAAALAFSSGQAAETLTILTLANAGDEIVSTTSLYGGTYNLFHYTLPKMGITVRFVDAEDEKGLRAAINDKTKAVYTETVGNPKLDIVDIEKLANIAHEHGLPLIIDNTTPSPALCRPIEHGADIIIHSLTKFIGGHGTSIGGIVVDAGKFDWKASGRFPDFTTPDPSYHGVVYTDAFGPLAFILKLRVQSLRDIGACISPFNAFLILQGAETLHLRMERHSQNALAVAQFLQKQPQVESVNYPGLESSPYFERTKKYSPTGAGALVTFNIRGGLEAGKKFINSTKLFSLLANIGDAKSLVIHPASTTHSQLSEEEQASTGVTPGLVRLSVGIEDIRDIIADIEQALKAAA, via the coding sequence ATGGCTGACGAGACTCCCAACTATCAATTCAACACCCTTGCAGTTCACGGCGGATTCGAACAAGGCGATCCGGCGACCAAAGCGCGCGCGGTTCCGATTTACCAGACGACTTCGTATTTGTTCGACAGCGCCGAACATGCGGCCAGCCTGTTCGGCTTGCAGGAATTCGGCAACATCTATTCGCGCATCATGAACCCGACGCAGGATGTGCTGGAAAAGCGCGTGGCGGCGCTGGAAGGCGGCGCGGCTGCGCTGGCATTTTCGTCGGGGCAGGCCGCGGAAACCTTGACGATTCTGACGCTGGCTAACGCCGGGGATGAAATTGTTTCGACGACTTCGCTGTATGGCGGAACCTACAATCTGTTTCATTACACATTGCCGAAGATGGGGATCACGGTTCGCTTCGTTGACGCCGAAGACGAAAAAGGATTGCGCGCCGCCATCAATGACAAGACCAAGGCCGTTTACACCGAAACCGTTGGCAATCCAAAGCTGGACATCGTGGACATTGAAAAACTGGCCAACATCGCGCACGAACATGGGCTGCCGCTGATTATTGACAACACGACGCCTTCGCCCGCGTTGTGCCGCCCGATTGAACACGGCGCGGATATCATCATTCATTCGCTGACCAAATTCATCGGCGGACACGGCACCTCGATCGGAGGCATTGTGGTGGACGCGGGCAAGTTTGATTGGAAGGCTTCCGGACGCTTCCCCGATTTCACCACGCCCGATCCGTCGTATCACGGGGTGGTTTACACGGATGCCTTCGGGCCGTTGGCGTTCATTCTCAAGCTTCGCGTCCAGAGCCTGCGTGACATCGGCGCGTGCATCTCACCGTTCAATGCTTTTCTGATTTTGCAGGGAGCCGAAACCTTGCACTTGCGCATGGAGCGTCATTCACAGAATGCGCTGGCAGTGGCGCAGTTCCTGCAAAAGCAGCCGCAAGTTGAATCGGTCAATTATCCCGGCTTGGAATCCAGCCCGTATTTCGAACGCACAAAGAAGTATTCGCCGACAGGCGCAGGCGCGCTGGTGACGTTCAACATTCGCGGCGGACTCGAAGCAGGCAAGAAGTTCATCAACTCGACCAAGTTGTTCAGCTTGCTGGCGAACATCGGCGATGCCAAATCGCTGGTCATCCATCCGGCTTCGACAACGCATTCGCAATTGAGCGAAGAAGAGCAGGCTTCGACCGGCGTCACGCCCGGCCTGGTTCGCCTGTCGGTCGGCATCGAAGACATTCGCGACATCATCGCCGACATCGAACAGGCGCTGAAAGCCGCCGCATAG
- a CDS encoding homoserine O-acetyltransferase, with protein sequence MSEQIQPTYEGDFIFATNQPFQLFSGGSLQPVTLHYAVYGRLNERRDNAILVCHALSGSARAADWWAQLFWSPENPEGVFNLERDFVICSNLIGSCYGSTGPSAINLATGRPFGPEFPLVTVRDWVLTQSLLLDHLQIETLRAVIGASIGGMQAIQWAIDLPHRVARCVAIGSAPLTAMGLALNHLQRQAIYNNTKSGLATARAIAMLSYKSDKLFDERYARRPNRSGEDPMRSLMERYDIGGYLDYQGEIFTQRFDANSYLIITKAMDNFHPSVGYESEAAALARIKSKMLMIGISSDWLFPPAEVRSLAERMVAAGAEAEYAEITSNHGHDGFLAEPHSLLPLIRQTLEAG encoded by the coding sequence ATGTCAGAACAAATTCAGCCAACATACGAAGGCGATTTTATCTTCGCCACCAATCAACCCTTCCAATTGTTTTCCGGCGGATCGCTGCAACCGGTCACGTTGCATTACGCGGTGTACGGCAGGCTGAACGAACGCCGGGACAACGCGATTCTGGTTTGTCACGCGCTTTCCGGTTCCGCGCGCGCGGCGGATTGGTGGGCGCAGTTGTTCTGGTCGCCGGAAAATCCCGAAGGCGTGTTCAACCTGGAACGGGATTTTGTCATTTGCTCGAATCTGATTGGATCGTGTTATGGCTCGACGGGGCCGTCGGCGATCAATCTGGCGACGGGCAGGCCGTTCGGTCCGGAATTTCCGCTGGTGACGGTGCGCGATTGGGTGCTGACGCAATCGTTGTTGCTGGATCATTTGCAGATTGAAACCTTGCGGGCAGTGATTGGCGCTTCGATTGGCGGGATGCAGGCGATTCAATGGGCGATAGATTTGCCGCACCGCGTCGCGCGGTGCGTGGCAATTGGTTCGGCGCCGCTGACCGCGATGGGATTAGCGCTGAATCATTTGCAACGCCAGGCGATTTACAACAACACGAAATCCGGGTTGGCCACGGCGCGAGCCATTGCAATGTTGTCATACAAATCCGATAAGCTGTTTGACGAACGCTACGCCCGCCGACCGAATCGCAGCGGCGAAGACCCAATGCGGTCGTTGATGGAACGGTACGACATCGGCGGTTATCTGGATTACCAGGGCGAAATTTTCACGCAACGATTCGATGCGAATTCGTATTTGATCATCACCAAAGCGATGGACAATTTTCATCCATCGGTCGGGTACGAATCCGAAGCCGCAGCATTGGCACGCATCAAATCGAAAATGCTGATGATCGGGATTTCCTCCGATTGGCTGTTTCCGCCCGCCGAAGTCCGCAGCTTGGCAGAGCGAATGGTCGCCGCCGGAGCCGAAGCCGAATACGCTGAAATCACTTCCAATCACGGCCACGACGGATTTTTGGCGGAACCGCATTCGCTGTTGCCGCTGATTCGCCAAACTTTGGAGGCTGGGTAG
- a CDS encoding rRNA methyltransferase, whose translation MQLPISLRGAIEQQLSAAGFSTLTAAANELSDRYRQQKKNDRFITTDTHRLAYVAVRMPATFAAVSKVLESVRNRMPDFQPESLLDLGAGSGAAAWAAAESFDSLRQFTLIEQDRGLIELGRKLALQSEVLRLAEWKAANLSALAEFPPHDLVICSYSLGEIRSTMAHKILNVAWLAAKQILIIIEPGTMKGFANVRAARDQLIEAGAFLVAPCPHSRACPMPTDESDWCHFSARFDRTSLHRRLKGGSLGYEDEKFSYVAAAKYPVEPEPARVLRHPLRQSGFTQLQLCTPEGLQTISITKRDKGAWKRARKVDWGDSFDRIASHKENSK comes from the coding sequence ATGCAATTGCCGATCTCCCTTCGCGGCGCCATTGAACAGCAACTCTCCGCCGCCGGCTTCAGCACGCTGACTGCCGCGGCCAACGAACTTTCCGACCGGTACCGCCAACAGAAAAAAAACGATAGATTCATTACCACTGACACGCATCGGTTGGCTTATGTAGCCGTGCGTATGCCCGCGACCTTTGCCGCCGTCAGCAAAGTGTTGGAATCCGTTCGCAATCGAATGCCTGATTTTCAGCCGGAAAGCCTGCTTGATTTGGGAGCCGGAAGCGGCGCGGCGGCATGGGCGGCGGCTGAAAGTTTTGACTCGTTGCGGCAGTTCACATTGATCGAACAAGATCGCGGTTTGATCGAATTGGGGCGCAAACTGGCGCTGCAATCCGAAGTGTTGCGATTGGCCGAATGGAAAGCGGCGAATTTGAGCGCATTGGCTGAATTTCCGCCGCACGATTTGGTGATTTGTTCGTATTCGCTGGGCGAAATCCGATCAACGATGGCGCACAAAATTCTGAATGTTGCCTGGCTGGCTGCGAAACAGATTTTGATCATCATTGAGCCGGGAACGATGAAAGGGTTTGCGAACGTTCGCGCCGCGCGGGATCAATTGATCGAAGCCGGAGCGTTTCTGGTTGCGCCGTGTCCGCATTCGCGCGCGTGCCCGATGCCCACAGATGAAAGCGATTGGTGTCATTTTTCGGCGCGATTTGATCGAACCTCGCTGCATCGGCGGTTGAAAGGAGGCTCGCTGGGATATGAAGACGAAAAATTTTCGTACGTCGCCGCAGCCAAATATCCCGTTGAGCCTGAACCGGCGCGCGTGCTCCGCCATCCGCTGCGGCAATCTGGATTCACGCAACTTCAGCTATGCACGCCCGAAGGGTTGCAAACGATTTCCATCACCAAACGCGACAAAGGCGCCTGGAAGCGTGCGCGCAAAGTTGATTGGGGCGACAGCTTCGATAGAATCGCCAGCCATAAGGAGAATTCCAAATGA
- the hutH gene encoding histidine ammonia-lyase, with protein sequence MELDGESLSLARTEAVANGEAVSLSTASRERMETSRRFVEQIIARGEVVYGINTGFGALSEVTIPNDELRELQINLVRSHACGVGDPLPEKVVRAMLLHRANVLAKGFSGCRPLVVETLIAMLNNGVHPVIPAKGSVGASGDLAPLAHQALVTIGEGEAFYRGERLPGGEAMQQAGIEPLSLEAKEGLALLNGTQAMTAVGGLALVQATKLANAADVIGAMTLEALRGTPVAFDQKIHAVRPHSGQRESARRLRELIEHSEIRESHRDKAADPRVQDAYALRCMPQVHGAVRDALAHARQIVEVEINSATDNPLVFADAGEVLSGGNFHGEPVSLAFDYAAVAVADLATISERRVERLVNPSLSGLPAFLSPHPGTNSGLMIAQVTAAALIAENNVLAHPASVFTLPTSANKEDHVSMGMTAALKLAQIVKNVETVLAIELLCAAQGLEFLKPLKPGPKLEAVYHKVREQVPPLERDTQLSVHIETLAPLVRELG encoded by the coding sequence ATGGAACTTGATGGCGAGTCACTCTCGCTGGCGCGGACCGAAGCCGTCGCCAATGGGGAAGCGGTTTCGCTTTCGACTGCTTCGCGGGAGCGAATGGAAACGTCGCGCCGTTTTGTCGAACAAATCATCGCGCGCGGCGAGGTCGTTTACGGCATCAACACAGGGTTTGGCGCGTTGTCCGAAGTGACGATACCAAACGATGAACTCCGCGAGTTGCAGATCAATCTGGTGCGTTCGCATGCCTGTGGTGTGGGCGATCCGCTGCCCGAAAAGGTCGTCCGGGCGATGCTGCTGCACCGCGCGAACGTTTTGGCGAAAGGATTTTCCGGATGCCGCCCGCTGGTGGTGGAAACCTTGATCGCGATGTTGAACAACGGCGTTCATCCCGTGATTCCGGCCAAAGGTTCGGTCGGCGCTTCGGGCGATTTGGCGCCGCTGGCGCATCAAGCGCTGGTGACCATCGGTGAAGGAGAAGCGTTTTATCGAGGCGAGCGATTACCGGGCGGCGAGGCAATGCAACAAGCGGGCATTGAACCTCTATCGTTGGAAGCGAAAGAAGGACTGGCACTACTGAATGGCACACAGGCGATGACGGCAGTGGGCGGTTTGGCGTTGGTTCAAGCGACAAAGCTGGCGAATGCCGCCGACGTGATCGGCGCGATGACCCTGGAAGCATTGCGCGGAACGCCGGTCGCGTTCGACCAAAAAATTCATGCCGTTCGCCCGCACAGCGGTCAGCGCGAAAGCGCGCGACGGTTGCGCGAACTGATCGAACACAGCGAAATCCGCGAATCACACCGCGACAAAGCCGCTGATCCCAGAGTGCAGGACGCCTATGCGCTTCGCTGCATGCCGCAGGTTCACGGCGCAGTACGCGATGCGCTCGCTCATGCGCGACAGATTGTCGAAGTGGAAATCAATTCGGCGACCGACAATCCGCTTGTGTTTGCCGACGCCGGGGAGGTCTTATCCGGCGGCAATTTTCACGGCGAACCGGTTTCGCTAGCGTTCGATTATGCGGCGGTGGCAGTGGCGGATTTGGCGACGATTTCCGAACGCCGCGTCGAACGATTGGTGAATCCGTCGCTTTCTGGCCTGCCAGCGTTTTTGTCGCCGCATCCGGGAACGAATTCGGGTTTGATGATTGCCCAAGTCACCGCTGCGGCGTTGATCGCAGAAAATAACGTGCTGGCACATCCGGCATCGGTGTTTACACTGCCAACTTCGGCGAACAAGGAAGATCACGTTTCGATGGGAATGACGGCGGCGTTGAAGCTGGCGCAAATCGTCAAAAATGTCGAAACCGTGTTGGCGATTGAACTGCTCTGCGCGGCACAGGGGCTGGAGTTTCTGAAACCGCTCAAGCCGGGGCCAAAACTGGAAGCCGTTTATCACAAAGTTCGCGAACAAGTTCCTCCGCTGGAGCGCGATACGCAATTGTCAGTTCATATTGAGACGCTCGCTCCTTTGGTAAGGGAGCTTGGATAA
- a CDS encoding TonB-dependent receptor yields MIRPIQKFMTTLAGLLMVSSLIAAQTPNTATMIVVVTDQTGAVVKDAKIVVLNNATGAEREVVSGSDGSATIPALSLTGTYNVSVSRAGFSNQELKEITLRSGEIATLKVKLLVGSTNAEIAVFGTTDGVRADPQIGRRLDSPQIDETPILGRKVTSLPLLNSAFRQGKGTGDLFVNATYFITGVGSRRATTFTLDGANNDEGWGRQVAIATVPLGAVQEMNILTNAFSAEYGWTSGPAINIVTKSGTNSFHGEALYLGRPGDWQAEEFSTKGFCPSSVPGCVTPTTLKAISPVDIPDALSQVSGSIGGPIIKDKTFFFASSDYTRQDRTTFLSTSLPAFLLPADGHLDYTGHYRQFLFNGRLDHKLTSNQTLTARFNVDRFYDDNPQDAVGGTNAPSVARKYSRRSWTAQLNHTTVINPSLLNEARFAFLNGDPVTLWEAPTLSTTYTRSGAVPFTIGQSRFSDIYSRQAQFSDTLSWSLGKHYLRFGGSITRHTSGGTGSEPGTPILGTFTFKNTTTAPFDQLTLADVQQYTQPINFGISSYDLTQWLYVAFVQDSIHLRNDLTIDLGLRYDRQTLTDATKNFAPRVGFGWHPWGDSRTSIRGGYGMYYTQIRSNAVASYLVNGLDGLTTYTATPGQLGFPTCLTGACLPLNFDPKTLPASQLPARDITIKAGLRSFYQSQFTRYGLDFSKLAGNYPDELLNPRSQVVTIGAEREVLRGWFVGGDYVHQHLGDIDRTVDLNAPSVFERTAPGQTRTVAAANATRSILPVNGGIRAVNVLMNLGEADYDGLQTQVSFRGNRRLYAALSYTLSKATNTTEPDGNGIGPNENNIAQQGELERGPSVVDQRHRAVLTVSYQFPFNITAGTLSQFASARPFNATTGVDNNGDGSNNDRPVVNGKVLSKSAFRGTPTSDVAIFIEGRIKTSERTSILLRLEGFNIFNHGNFLGRGVTTYGNAETPASTFGQFVGGVGTSTNAIPAFANIDPPRMFQLQARFTF; encoded by the coding sequence ATGATACGCCCTATTCAGAAATTCATGACGACATTGGCCGGGTTGCTAATGGTGTCTTCGTTGATCGCAGCGCAAACTCCGAATACGGCGACGATGATCGTCGTTGTGACAGACCAAACCGGTGCAGTTGTGAAAGACGCCAAGATTGTGGTTCTGAACAATGCCACTGGGGCCGAACGAGAAGTCGTTTCGGGAAGCGATGGCAGCGCCACGATTCCAGCGCTTTCCTTGACGGGAACATACAACGTCAGCGTTTCCAGAGCAGGATTCAGCAACCAGGAGTTGAAGGAAATCACCCTGCGTTCCGGAGAAATCGCAACCTTGAAGGTCAAGCTTCTCGTTGGCTCGACGAATGCGGAAATCGCCGTCTTTGGGACGACCGATGGCGTGCGCGCAGATCCGCAGATTGGCCGTCGGCTCGACAGCCCGCAAATTGATGAAACACCGATTTTGGGTCGCAAGGTGACATCTTTGCCATTGCTCAATTCTGCCTTCCGGCAGGGCAAAGGCACTGGAGACCTCTTTGTCAACGCGACCTATTTCATCACTGGCGTAGGATCGCGCCGCGCGACCACCTTTACGCTCGACGGCGCGAACAATGACGAAGGATGGGGCCGCCAGGTGGCGATTGCCACAGTGCCGCTCGGTGCGGTCCAGGAAATGAACATTTTGACGAATGCATTTTCTGCCGAATATGGCTGGACTTCCGGCCCTGCAATCAACATTGTCACGAAATCCGGCACGAACAGTTTCCATGGCGAGGCTTTGTATTTGGGACGTCCCGGCGATTGGCAGGCCGAGGAATTTTCGACCAAAGGCTTCTGCCCCTCTTCAGTTCCAGGTTGCGTCACCCCCACAACGCTCAAGGCGATCAGCCCTGTGGACATCCCTGATGCCTTGAGCCAGGTTTCCGGCTCCATTGGCGGGCCGATTATCAAAGATAAAACGTTCTTTTTCGCGTCTTCCGATTACACGCGGCAGGATCGAACAACGTTCCTTTCGACTTCGTTGCCCGCTTTTCTGTTACCGGCTGATGGCCATCTTGATTACACAGGGCATTACCGGCAGTTTCTGTTCAACGGGCGTTTGGATCACAAACTAACGTCGAACCAGACGTTGACCGCTCGGTTCAATGTGGATCGGTTTTATGATGACAATCCACAAGACGCCGTTGGTGGAACAAATGCGCCCAGCGTCGCACGTAAATACTCGCGACGATCCTGGACGGCGCAGCTTAACCACACCACGGTGATCAATCCGAGCCTGCTCAACGAAGCGCGCTTTGCCTTTCTGAATGGCGATCCGGTGACGCTTTGGGAAGCGCCGACTCTTTCGACCACCTATACACGCAGCGGCGCGGTTCCTTTCACTATTGGGCAATCGCGATTTTCTGATATTTACAGCCGTCAGGCTCAGTTTTCCGACACTCTGTCCTGGTCGCTGGGCAAACATTACCTGCGCTTCGGCGGCAGCATCACACGACACACTTCAGGCGGCACGGGCAGTGAACCCGGCACACCGATTCTCGGCACGTTCACGTTCAAAAACACGACAACGGCGCCTTTCGATCAACTGACTCTGGCTGATGTCCAGCAATACACACAACCGATTAACTTCGGCATCAGCAGCTACGATCTGACGCAGTGGCTATATGTCGCATTCGTGCAGGACAGCATTCACTTGCGCAATGATCTCACCATTGATCTCGGATTGCGTTACGACCGGCAAACCCTGACCGACGCCACGAAAAACTTTGCGCCACGCGTGGGCTTTGGCTGGCATCCGTGGGGCGATTCGCGCACTTCGATTCGAGGCGGTTACGGCATGTACTACACCCAAATTCGCTCCAACGCGGTCGCCAGCTATCTGGTGAACGGGCTGGACGGATTGACGACGTATACCGCGACGCCCGGGCAACTCGGATTCCCGACCTGTTTGACCGGGGCCTGTTTGCCACTGAACTTCGATCCAAAGACTCTTCCTGCTTCGCAATTGCCTGCACGCGACATCACGATCAAAGCGGGGTTGCGATCTTTCTATCAGTCACAGTTCACACGCTACGGGCTGGATTTTTCCAAGCTGGCCGGTAATTACCCCGATGAACTGTTGAATCCTCGGAGCCAGGTGGTGACCATCGGCGCGGAGCGGGAAGTGCTCAGAGGATGGTTCGTCGGAGGCGATTACGTGCACCAACACCTGGGCGACATTGATCGCACGGTAGATTTGAATGCGCCTTCAGTATTTGAGCGCACAGCACCGGGACAAACTCGAACCGTTGCCGCAGCCAATGCCACGCGCTCAATTCTGCCGGTCAACGGAGGTATTCGCGCCGTCAACGTTCTGATGAACCTGGGCGAAGCCGACTACGATGGATTGCAGACGCAGGTCAGTTTCCGCGGAAATCGGCGGTTGTATGCCGCGCTGAGCTACACGCTTTCCAAAGCGACCAACACCACCGAACCCGATGGCAATGGCATCGGCCCCAACGAAAACAATATCGCCCAGCAGGGTGAACTTGAACGCGGGCCGAGCGTGGTGGATCAGCGTCATCGCGCAGTTCTCACCGTCAGTTATCAATTTCCATTCAACATTACGGCCGGGACCTTGTCGCAGTTTGCGTCGGCTCGGCCCTTCAATGCCACGACCGGCGTTGACAATAACGGGGACGGATCGAACAACGACCGCCCGGTCGTCAACGGCAAGGTCCTCAGTAAATCTGCGTTTCGTGGAACGCCGACTTCCGACGTGGCGATTTTCATCGAGGGGCGCATCAAAACATCGGAACGCACGAGCATTCTGCTTCGGTTGGAAGGCTTCAACATTTTCAATCACGGAAACTTCCTGGGGCGCGGAGTCACAACGTATGGCAATGCCGAAACTCCCGCATCCACCTTCGGCCAGTTTGTAGGCGGCGTAGGCACGTCCACAAACGCAATCCCTGCGTTTGCCAACATTGATCCGCCGAGGATGTTCCAGTTGCAAGCTCGGTTCACTTTCTAA
- a CDS encoding ABC transporter ATP-binding protein translates to MNETLLTVQGISKRYAPRWVLRDVGFTVRQGETLGLIGPNGAGKTTLFECLAGLSPADAGTVSFRDQSLPAAKRQMALFYLPDGIAPWAAQTVRWALAFFEKLYRNAQTNASELAKELKLDHLLSSRIGSLSKGERKRLLLALGLLTPQPLLMLDEPFDGLDLRQTRDVMTLLRRHAEAGRTLMLSIHQLTDAARVCDRLVLLSEGNVVGEGTIDELRAQTDLNDNRLPHAGLEEIFLALT, encoded by the coding sequence ATGAACGAAACATTGCTGACAGTTCAGGGAATTTCCAAACGCTATGCGCCTCGCTGGGTTTTGCGTGATGTCGGGTTTACCGTTCGCCAGGGTGAGACGCTGGGGCTGATTGGCCCAAACGGCGCAGGCAAAACCACGCTCTTTGAATGTTTGGCGGGACTTTCGCCCGCTGACGCCGGAACGGTTTCGTTTCGCGACCAATCGCTCCCGGCGGCAAAACGACAAATGGCATTGTTTTATTTGCCTGACGGAATCGCTCCCTGGGCGGCGCAAACTGTGCGTTGGGCGCTTGCGTTTTTCGAGAAGCTATATCGCAACGCTCAAACCAATGCTTCGGAGTTGGCGAAGGAATTGAAGCTGGATCATTTGCTGTCGTCGCGGATCGGGTCACTGTCAAAAGGCGAGCGTAAACGATTGCTGCTGGCGCTAGGGCTGTTGACGCCGCAACCGCTGTTGATGCTTGACGAACCGTTTGACGGACTGGATTTGCGGCAAACGCGCGATGTGATGACGCTGCTTCGACGACACGCCGAAGCCGGACGAACGCTGATGCTTTCGATTCATCAGCTCACAGATGCCGCGCGCGTGTGCGACCGTCTGGTTTTGCTCAGCGAAGGCAACGTCGTCGGCGAAGGCACGATTGACGAACTTCGCGCGCAAACCGATTTGAACGACAACAGATTGCCGCACGCGGGGTTGGAGGAGATTTTCCTTGCGCTCACTTAA